A region from the Simiduia sp. 21SJ11W-1 genome encodes:
- a CDS encoding AraC family transcriptional regulator, which produces MFTAFYLWATLHALFLGVAIPCIRANIANGFLSAFFLLTSLNVLFQHLLVFTDFRLAYPEFVFVSDAIGFCYGPVLYLYYRQLIFERFEWRQALHFVPAMAYVLYFFVVEMWFKGPFVFENYIHQNQHAVVLCLIVASTLSYLCLSLYSIKRNRNLRGVEEFKLISWLDLLIFVFLLKSVLNLFIFAFHAILGEEIFDAVRLGKDILFIGSTVAIIAAAQWYLMRHPQVILHGAMADADDDDTYEGDEPAVLDVPCSKAGVHSQAAARSSVEGTEPLPAPALDENTGAARPGVARPGAARPDAARPDAARPSTSNVKPALDAQADAGQPSGAQPSVAPEGGAENLPDAERNAERLEALMKQDKLYLDATLTEKALAEKLGVPSYYLSRLLNQVVGKRFNEYINEKRVEEAKRLLLAADSNNKTMFAISLDAGFKSESVFYTNFKKFTGVTPRVFKVKHAV; this is translated from the coding sequence ATGTTTACAGCTTTTTACCTGTGGGCCACATTGCACGCCTTATTTTTGGGGGTGGCTATTCCCTGCATTCGCGCCAATATTGCCAATGGTTTTTTAAGTGCCTTCTTTCTACTGACTTCACTCAATGTGCTGTTTCAGCACCTGCTGGTGTTTACGGATTTTCGCCTGGCCTACCCTGAATTTGTGTTTGTTTCTGATGCCATTGGTTTTTGCTATGGGCCGGTATTGTACTTGTACTACCGGCAATTGATTTTTGAGCGCTTTGAGTGGCGCCAGGCACTGCATTTTGTGCCTGCAATGGCCTATGTGTTGTACTTTTTTGTGGTGGAGATGTGGTTTAAGGGCCCCTTTGTTTTTGAAAATTACATCCACCAAAATCAGCATGCGGTGGTGTTGTGCTTGATTGTGGCATCCACCCTTAGCTACTTGTGCCTGAGCCTATACTCCATTAAGCGTAACCGTAATTTACGGGGGGTTGAGGAGTTCAAGCTTATCTCGTGGCTGGATTTGCTGATTTTCGTGTTTCTTTTAAAATCGGTACTTAATCTTTTTATATTTGCCTTTCACGCGATTCTTGGCGAAGAAATATTCGATGCAGTGCGCTTGGGCAAAGATATTTTGTTTATTGGCAGCACTGTGGCGATTATTGCTGCCGCCCAGTGGTACTTAATGCGCCACCCGCAGGTGATTTTGCACGGTGCCATGGCCGATGCCGACGATGATGATACCTATGAGGGTGATGAGCCGGCAGTTCTAGATGTTCCCTGCAGCAAGGCCGGTGTGCATTCCCAGGCGGCTGCCCGAAGTAGCGTTGAGGGTACGGAACCTTTGCCGGCCCCGGCCCTTGATGAAAACACTGGCGCGGCCCGGCCTGGCGTGGCCCGGCCTGGCGCGGCCCGACCTGACGCGGCCCGACCTGACGCGGCCCGACCATCAACTTCAAATGTGAAACCCGCACTCGATGCACAAGCTGATGCAGGCCAACCCTCAGGCGCGCAGCCTTCTGTTGCGCCTGAGGGTGGCGCAGAAAATCTGCCCGATGCCGAGCGCAACGCCGAACGCCTTGAGGCGTTGATGAAACAAGATAAACTCTACCTGGACGCCACACTTACGGAAAAGGCGCTGGCCGAAAAGCTGGGTGTGCCCAGTTATTATTTATCGCGCCTGTTAAACCAGGTGGTGGGCAAGCGCTTTAATGAATACATCAATGAAAAGCGCGTAGAAGAGGCCAAGCGGCTGTTGCTGGCAGCAGATTCCAATAATAAAACCATGTTCGCTATATCGCTGGATGCAGGCTTTAAATCGGAATCGGTTTTTTATACCAACTTCAAAAAATTTACCGGGGTTACGCCCCGGGTGTTCAAGGTAAAACACGCCGTTTAG
- a CDS encoding sulfatase gives MKQAAKAVACLLASIVTASTTSADAPAATPDSRPNIIFMMSDDHAYQAISAYGSQLIDTPNIDQLAAEGMRFTQATVANAICAPSRATILTGKHSHVNGKVDNVQPFDDSQTTFPQLLQRAGYQTAMFGKLHFGNNPKGVDDFMILPGQGEYINPDFITPTGTQRLEGYVTDLITDVTINWLDKKRDKSKPFFLAYLHKAPHRPWWPRADKFAKYYGKKFPLPPTLMDDYEGRGTAAKTAEMRLLDHMRYSHDSKIKPQTYLGMNKVEPPIAPSSWGFDDPYTKRVTAEQRAAYEPTLEKINRDFEENWPTMTDAEKVEWKYQRYMQDYLATIESVDENVGRLMDYLKAQGLDKNTVIVYTSDNGFFLGEHGWFDKRFAYRESMQVPLIIRWPNAIKPGEVSDALVQNIDYAPTFLQLANQPIPEDMHGQSLLPLLAPGARTGTWARDALYYHYYAYPAIHMVKRHYAITTHQYKLIHFYYDIDEWELYDLEKDPDELNNVYLNPAYAPVVKKLKQQLATLRESYVDSPALDKHYIEKTKDAQREEWEEVKTK, from the coding sequence ATGAAGCAAGCAGCAAAGGCCGTGGCCTGCCTGTTAGCAAGCATTGTCACCGCCAGCACCACCTCTGCAGATGCGCCTGCTGCCACGCCAGATTCTCGCCCGAACATCATATTTATGATGTCTGATGATCACGCCTATCAAGCCATCAGCGCCTACGGCAGCCAGTTGATAGATACCCCCAATATTGACCAGCTTGCCGCTGAAGGCATGCGCTTCACCCAGGCCACTGTGGCCAATGCCATTTGCGCGCCTTCGCGGGCAACCATTCTCACGGGCAAGCACAGCCATGTGAACGGCAAGGTAGATAACGTGCAGCCATTCGACGACAGCCAAACCACCTTCCCGCAATTGCTGCAGCGTGCAGGCTACCAAACCGCCATGTTTGGCAAGCTCCACTTTGGCAACAACCCCAAGGGCGTAGACGACTTCATGATTTTGCCGGGCCAGGGGGAATACATTAATCCCGATTTCATCACGCCCACCGGCACCCAGAGGCTTGAGGGTTATGTCACCGATTTGATTACCGATGTGACCATCAACTGGCTGGACAAAAAGCGCGATAAATCCAAGCCGTTTTTTCTGGCCTATTTACACAAGGCGCCCCATCGCCCCTGGTGGCCAAGAGCCGATAAATTTGCCAAGTACTACGGCAAAAAATTCCCGCTCCCGCCCACGTTGATGGACGACTACGAAGGCCGGGGCACAGCCGCAAAAACCGCTGAAATGCGGCTGCTCGATCACATGCGCTACAGCCACGACAGCAAAATAAAACCGCAAACCTACCTCGGCATGAATAAAGTAGAGCCGCCCATTGCGCCCTCATCCTGGGGTTTTGACGACCCCTACACCAAGCGCGTTACCGCCGAGCAGCGGGCCGCCTATGAGCCAACCCTTGAGAAAATTAATCGCGATTTTGAAGAAAACTGGCCCACCATGACCGATGCCGAAAAGGTAGAGTGGAAATACCAGCGCTATATGCAAGATTACCTGGCCACCATTGAATCGGTAGATGAAAACGTAGGCCGGCTCATGGACTATCTGAAAGCCCAAGGGCTCGATAAAAACACGGTAATCGTGTACACCTCAGACAACGGCTTCTTTTTGGGCGAACACGGCTGGTTCGACAAGCGCTTCGCCTACCGCGAATCCATGCAGGTGCCGTTAATCATACGCTGGCCCAATGCCATCAAACCCGGTGAAGTCAGCGACGCGCTGGTGCAGAATATCGACTACGCGCCCACCTTTTTACAACTGGCAAACCAACCGATCCCCGAAGATATGCACGGGCAATCGCTGCTGCCACTGCTTGCGCCCGGGGCGCGCACAGGCACCTGGGCGCGCGATGCACTTTACTACCACTACTACGCCTACCCTGCCATTCACATGGTTAAGCGCCACTACGCAATCACCACCCACCAATATAAATTGATTCACTTTTACTACGATATAGACGAGTGGGAGCTTTACGATCTGGAAAAAGACCCGGATGAGCTTAACAATGTATACCTCAACCCCGCCTACGCGCCGGTGGTGAAAAAACTCAAGCAGCAGCTGGCAACGCTCAGGGAATCTTATGTCGATTCACCCGCGCTAGATAAGCACTACATTGAAAAAACCAAAGATGCCCAGCGCGAAGAATGGGAAGAAGTCAAAACGAAGTAA